Within Runella rosea, the genomic segment CAGCGCTTTGGGAAAGCCCCCGAAATCGTGAATCGTACGGGGTGAATTCATGGCCGTAACCTTGGTGCCAGGGATATACCAGTGCGCCGACACGACCAATACGGCCGTAGGTACGGGAATTTCAGTACTGAATTTTTTCCAGTTTTGACTGAATTCATTGTTTTCAATGCCATTCATGGGCGAGCCATGCCCCACAAACAACATCGGCATCAGGCTATCTTTAACGGCCAGTTGTTCGTTCCATTTATACAAATCTTTTAATGATTCCATCGCAATAGCCCCTCCCAGGGCACTTTTTATAAATTCGCTTCTTTTCATTTCTCTAATTGTACAAGATTTTGCACCTTAAAAACAAGCTTATTTTACAGTGCAAAATCAACCCTACAATAAATATATGTAGATACATACAAATGACAAAACAATGCATCATTTAGTTCCTAAAAATAAACTCCCGTTAAAATGAGTAAGTAGAAATCACCGCCACAAACTATTAAATAGTAAACTTGAAGCAGACCATTAATATTAATCACTGATGAATTACCGAAGATTAGGAAAAACAGGATTCGACATTTCAGAAATCAGCCTCGGCACGTGGCAGGTAGGTGGCAAGTGGGGCGACGATTTTAGCCACGACAACGCTGAGAAAATTCTGCACGCCGCCGTTGATGCGGGCATCAACTTTATTGACACGGCCGACGTGTACGGCGCGGGAGAAAGCGAAAAAGCCGTAGGCAAATTTGTAAAAAGCCGCTCCGAGCGGATTTATGTAGCCACCAAATGCGGACGTCAGCTGAGCCCGCACGTCAGCGAAGCCTATCAGCCCGCCGTGTTGCGCAAATTCGTGGAAGACAGTCTTCAAAACATGGGCCTCGAAACCCTCGATTTGATTCAACTCCACTGCCCACCGACGGAAGTGTATTACCGTCCTGAAATCTTCGAATTGTTTGACCGACTGAAAGAAGAAGGAAAAATCCTGAACTTAGGCATCAGCGTCGAAAAAGTAGAAGAAGCCCTTAAAGGCATTGAATACGAAAACGTTACGACGGTACAAATCATTTTCAACATGTTTCGTCAGCGTCCTGCCGAGTTGTTTTTTGAACAAGCGCAGAAGCGCAACGTGGGTGTCATTGTACGGGTACCGCTGGCGAGCGGCCTACTCACGGGCAAGTTTTCCAAAAACTCTTCTTTTACCGCCGGCGACCATCGTTTTTTTAACCGCAACGGCGAACGATTTGACAAAGGAGAGACTTTTTCGGGCATTGATTACGAAACTGGCCTTGCAGCAGTAGAAGAACTAAAGGCCGTTTTCCCAGCCTACGCCAACCTCGCGCCCGTAGCGCTGCGTTGGATTTTACAATTTGCAGCCGTCAGCACGATTATTCCTGGGGCCTCCAATCCCGAACAGGCCACTGCCAACTTGGAAGCATTGCGCATCCCTAATTTGAGCACGGAACAACTCGCGGCCGTCAACGATATTTACGAAAAATATATTAAGCCGCAAGTGCATCACTTGTGGTAATAACGGAGCGTTTCCAAGGATTCAAAACCTTGGAAACGCCTTTAATATAGTTAGTTAACGACCAATTCATCCGTAAAAAGCCAAGCTTCTCCGCCCGCGCCATTGTGCCCAGCGGGGAGTTTGCCATACGGAATCGCTTCTACTTTCAAGTATCTTTTTTGAATAGGCTGCTTCGACTCATAGCCCACCGTTTCTTTCACAATTCCGTCCAATAAGGGCTTCACGTCAAAGGTTTTTTCAATAAGGGTCGTAAAGCTTATACCATCGTCAGAAGCGGAGATTTTGACGCTTTTAGGCAACAAAATCCATGATTTTGCTTCCTGAATAAAATCAATTTTTACCGAACGGAACGTTGTTTTTTCACCCATATCAACCACTGCATCCACAGGCCGCCCCGACCAACCCATCCAAACTCCGTCGCCAAAAGATTCTCCTCCTTTCAAGCCATCCACCAAACCGTATTCACCAGGTTTGGCGTATTGCGCATCGGGTTTACTATTCCAAATGGTCTTTTTGGCCACGGCCTTATTTTCGATGATTTGGTAGCTTTGTGCGTCGCGGTACTGCTTATCTCCCCTAAACGGTGCGAACGTAATCTTGCTGGGCTTCGTTACCGTCAAAACTTCCTGCGCCTTGGGCGACTGAGCGGTGGGTTTGGTGCCGTTGAGGGTGTACCGAATGGCTAAGTCTTTCATGCCCAAATAACTGCGCAATGACCATGATTTCTGCGCCGCATCAAATTCTATTTTGGTATCAATCAGGCTTTTGTCTTCGGCGCCATAGGCTACTTTTAGAGTCGTCAGAATGGGATAATGCTGCTGCACTCGGGCCCGAAACTCCTCAAAATTACGCGTACCGTTATTCCAAAGACTTTCGCTAAATGCCAACATTCGCGGATATAGCATATATTCTGCGTTGTAGGTCGTGACTCGCTCAGTCCACAATGGACACTCAGCACCCCAAACCTGAGTGCTGTTTTGTCGGTAGGCTGGGTCGCTGAGGTTATCGTACTCGTAGACTTTTTTGAGGGTCAGATTGGCGTTGGGAGAATCGAAATAATAGGGCCCTGCGTGAATAATCCGATTGCCGTTTGCCAGCGCTTTTCGACCTTCAGCTTCGCCACGCCATACTTCCACAATGGCGTCTTTGTCGGCTCCGCCTTCCAAAATCTCGTCCCACCCAATGAGCGTTTTCCCTTTGGATTGTAAGTATTTTTGAATACGTTTTATGAAATAACTCTGCAATTCGTGCTCATCTTTTAAGCCTTGGGCTTTCATCAACGCCTGACATTCGGGCGAAGCCTGCCACGCAGTCTTGGGCACTTCATCGCCACCGATGTGAACATAACGACTCGGAAACAGCGGCATAACTTCATCCAGTACGTCTTGTAAAAACACGTACACATTCTCTTTGCCAACGCAAAATACATCCCCAAAAACACCCCAACTGTTGGGAACCACCCGTTTTTCATTGGTACAGGCCAATTCGGGATAAGCCACCAACGCCGCAACACAATGACCCGGCATTTCGATTTCGGGAATCACCGTGATGTTGCGCCGACGGCCGTATTCCACCACTTCTTTGATCTCGGCTTGGGTATAAAAACCCCCGTGTATGCTACCATCGGGCTCTTTTCGCCACGCGCCTACGGAAGTTAGTTTAGGATATTTTTTGATTTCGATGCGCCAACCTTGATCGTCGGTCAAGTGCCAATGAAAAATATTGAGTTTATACAACGACATCAAATCCAGTTGCTTTTTGATAAAACTTACGGGAAAGAAATGCCGCGCCACGTCCATCATGTGCCCGCGCCATTGAAAACTCGGCGCATCTTCAATCATCAGACACGGAATTTTGGCCGAGGCTGTTTTCTGAAAAGGCAACAATTGACGCAATGACTGCACCGCCCAGAAAAACCCCTGATTGGTTTTGGCCTCAATCAAAATACGCTCAGCAGTAATCGTGAGGCGATAAGCTTCGTCGTTTTGCAGAGAGGCATCCGATTTAAGATAAATAAAAGGCAACGATTTGGCGTTAGGCAAGAGCTGAATTCCCGTTTGTGTCTTGATAGATTCGACCAAAAAACGAATCACTTCTTCCGCTTTCACCTCAGGGGCAGTCTGAATCGCCGTGGAGGAAGTCAGGGTAAATTCGCCCGTGTGGCGTTGGAGAGATTGCGGCTTGGGAATGATTGAAACTTGAGCATTGAGTTGAACCGTCAACACAATCAATAATCCAGCAAAAAACTGCTTCATTGTTAGATAGTATGGTTTAAAAATAATGCGATTTTATAAAATATTTTTTATTTAAAACCATATTTTATAAAATATATTATAAATAAGAATTTTTAGCAATAGAAATTAATTTCAAGCCATATAAGTACAGGAGGGTTGGTTCAAAACATCCTTTTCTATTTGTGTCATAAACACCTTACCAATTCTAAAGTAATCCATCCGATACCATGCAAAAAATTGCCTTTTTGATGAAACTCAAACCTGGTTTTGAGGAAGAATATAAAAAACGTCACGACGAAATCTGGCCTGAACTATCAGCGGCATTGACCGAAGCAGGGGTAAGTGATTACTCTATTTATCTCGACCGCGCTACAGGCGTGCTGTTTGCCGTTCAGAAGCGAACCGAAAATCATACTGCCGATGGTTTGCCCCAACTCCCCATCGTAAAAAAATGGTGGGCCTACATGGCCGATATTATGGACACCAACGCGGATAATTCGCCCGTGAGTACGTCTTTGGAGTGCGTTTTTCACATGGATTGATTCGGACAAACAAAGTAATAACCTATTGTAAATCAAAACCTTCACACATGAACAATCTTCAAGAAACCCTTAACCGACGGGAGTTTTTACAAAAATCAACCTTGGCCAGCGCGGGCGTGTTGGCCTCTGCTTCCGTATTTACGAGTGGTACTTCGGCCAAACGTAAAGTAGCGATGGTAGGTACTGGCCACCGTGGCACAAGTATGTGGGGCATTCCCGTAATCAAAGAATTCAGCGACGTCATCGAGTTTGTGGGACTCTGCGACATCAACCCGGGCCGCGCCGAAACCGCCCGTAAAATGCTGAACGTGACTTGCCCACTTTTCACTGATTTCGAAAAAATGATGCGGGAAACCAAACCTGACATTCTTATCGTCACCACCGTCGATGCCACACACGACCAATTTATCATCAAAGGCATGGAAATGGGGGCCGACATCGTGACGGAAAAACCCATGACCACCGACGAGGGTAAATGTCAGGCCATTTTGGACGCTGAAAAACGCACGGGCAAAAAAGTAACGGTGACGTTCAACTACCGTTATTCTCCACACCGCCAAAAATTATACGAACTGCTGCGCGAAGGGGCGATTGGAAAAGTTACATCCGTGGATTTTCACTGGTACCTTGACACCAGCCACGGAGCCGATTATTTCCGTCGCTGGCACCGTTTGGAAGAAAAAAGCGGCTCGCTTTGGGTACACAAAGCCAGTCACCATTTTGACTTGTTGAACTGGTGGCTAGAATCTGAGCCCGAAAGCGTGTATGCCCAAGGCGCATTGGAACACTATGGCAAAAATGGCACCATAAGAGGCACCAACTGCCGCAGCTGTGCGCATAAAACCGAGTGTAAGTTTTATTTTGACGTCACCAAAGACAAACGACTCACCGCGCTGTACGTTGACAATGAAAAATACGACGGCTACCACCGCGACGGCTGCGTATTCAAAGAAGACATCAATATTTATGATAAAATGGCGGCCACGATTCACTACGCCAACGGCGTGAACGTGAGCTATTCTCTAACGACTTATTCGCCGTACGAGGGCTACAGAATCGCGTTCAACGGTACCAAAGGGCGTTTGGAAGCATGGGTTAAAGAATCAGGAAAAATGACGCGTGAGCCCTACGATGAACTGATGCTTTCTAAGAATTTTGGCGAAGTAGAATACATCAAAATTCCGCAAGCCGAAGGGCACGGCGGCGGCGATGCGCGCCTACGGGATAAAATTTTCCGCAATCCTAACGCGGCAGATACCTTCCGCCAATCGGCAGGAAGCCGCGACGGAGCAATGGCCATTTTGGTAGGAATCGGTGCCCGTAAGAGCATGAAAACGGGCCAACCCGTCAAAATTGCCGACCTTACCGACCTAAAACCCCTAGCAGTAAAAGCATAATCGAAGATTTAGTTTCCCGAAAGTTGATAACTTTCGGGAAACTATTTATTATTTTCCGTTCAAATCCCAGTCGTAATCCATGTGCGTAACGCTGGCTTTTTTGTCGGCTTTTACGGTTGAATATTTATTTACCCAATCAATAATCGGCATTGTCTTCGTAAAATCTCCCCCATACCAAGACAAAATTTTCGATAAATCTGCCTTGTTTTTAGTGACGTTATTCTTGGTTTTATCGTTGATAAAATCCCGTCCCTGCTCATCCAACTGCTTATCCAAACGCTCAGCCACGAATGCTTCGTTGCGCAACGGTGGGCACGATTTGGCCGCACACACAAGCGCAAAGTGAATCCGAGGCTCATCAAATTTTTTACGGATAATCCCGTGTTCGATGTTATTCAAATCCATTTTTTTGCCGCCAATGGTAATAAACTTCACGTCCCAAGGAGTATTGACAAAAGGTATCTTGATTTTTGAGCCAATGTCTTTGATGCTCGTTATACCCGGATAATTGTCCAGAATCAACTGAATCGTAAACGCATTGTAGGCGTTAATCCAGTACGCCAGCTGCTCATCTTTGCTCCATTTGTCGTTGGGAGCGCTCGCACTGAGCATATCTAGGTATTTTTTTAGTTCGGCGTAATCTTTTTTGAACGCAGTGTAATTGACAAAACCTTTGTCGTTTACGTGTTTTTTCAGAAGTTTGTCCCAAGCAGCGTGGTCAACGGGGGCCGCAGTAGACGTGGGCGCAGCGGTACAGCTACTAAATACAGCCATCACTAAAAAAACAATTAAAGCAAAACAGCGCATAGTTTTAAGAAGTTGAGAGTTACAATTAATATGATGTTAGTACAATGTCACAAAGCAAATAATTCACCATCAGAAGAAAACGTTTTTCAGAATCAAAACAGCATACGTTTTAGAATACATACTAAATTTTTAGCCAAAAGGATTTCCACCCGTAAAACAGCCTAAAAAATTGGGCCACTAGCTATGAATCTTGATTTAACTCAAAAAACCGCCATTGTATGCGGCAGTACGCAAGGTATCGGGCGCGCATCGGCGGTAGAATTGGCCCTGATGGGTGCCAACGTAACGCTTATGGCGCGCAATGAAGCCGCATTACAACAAACACTCAGTACGTTGGACGTGAGCCAAGGGCAAACGCACCGTTATATTGTGGCTGATTTTTCCAACATAGAAAACGTTAAAGAAGCCATCGACACCTATTTGGCGACGTTTCCAGAAGTCCAGATTCTCATCAACAATACGGGCGGGCCAACGGGCGGACCCATCATTGATGCAGCTCCTGAGCAATTTATGAAGACCTTTGAAATGCACCTCCTCAATAATCAAGTACTGGCGCAGGCGGTGGTACCAGCCATGAAAAAAGCGGGTTTCGGGCGCATTGTAAACATCATTTCGACGTCAGTCAAACAGCCAATTGTTGGGTTAGGAGTATCTAATACTATCCGCTGGGCCGTGGCGAGTTGGGCCAAAACGCTTTCGTTGGAGATTGGCAAATTCGGCATTACGGTCAATAACGTTTTGCCCGGCTACACCAAGACTGGGCGTCTGGACACTGTCAATAAATTGAGAGCTGAAGCAATAGGAAAAACCGTTGACGAAGTGGCAAGGCAGTTAGAATCAGAAATCCCCATCGGACGTTTTGCCGAGCCAGAAGAAGTAGCCGCCGCCGTGGCATTTCTGTGTAGTCCTGCCGCCGCTGCTATTAGCGGTATCAATATTCCCGTTGACGGCGGAAAAACGGGTTCATTATAAAACCATTTTTTATTAAACGCTAAAACCTAACTTCTATGAAACTTTCCCTCGGCGATACCTACGAATACGAATTCCGTTTT encodes:
- a CDS encoding Gfo/Idh/MocA family protein — translated: MNNLQETLNRREFLQKSTLASAGVLASASVFTSGTSAKRKVAMVGTGHRGTSMWGIPVIKEFSDVIEFVGLCDINPGRAETARKMLNVTCPLFTDFEKMMRETKPDILIVTTVDATHDQFIIKGMEMGADIVTEKPMTTDEGKCQAILDAEKRTGKKVTVTFNYRYSPHRQKLYELLREGAIGKVTSVDFHWYLDTSHGADYFRRWHRLEEKSGSLWVHKASHHFDLLNWWLESEPESVYAQGALEHYGKNGTIRGTNCRSCAHKTECKFYFDVTKDKRLTALYVDNEKYDGYHRDGCVFKEDINIYDKMAATIHYANGVNVSYSLTTYSPYEGYRIAFNGTKGRLEAWVKESGKMTREPYDELMLSKNFGEVEYIKIPQAEGHGGGDARLRDKIFRNPNAADTFRQSAGSRDGAMAILVGIGARKSMKTGQPVKIADLTDLKPLAVKA
- a CDS encoding aldo/keto reductase yields the protein MNYRRLGKTGFDISEISLGTWQVGGKWGDDFSHDNAEKILHAAVDAGINFIDTADVYGAGESEKAVGKFVKSRSERIYVATKCGRQLSPHVSEAYQPAVLRKFVEDSLQNMGLETLDLIQLHCPPTEVYYRPEIFELFDRLKEEGKILNLGISVEKVEEALKGIEYENVTTVQIIFNMFRQRPAELFFEQAQKRNVGVIVRVPLASGLLTGKFSKNSSFTAGDHRFFNRNGERFDKGETFSGIDYETGLAAVEELKAVFPAYANLAPVALRWILQFAAVSTIIPGASNPEQATANLEALRIPNLSTEQLAAVNDIYEKYIKPQVHHLW
- a CDS encoding SDR family oxidoreductase, with product MNLDLTQKTAIVCGSTQGIGRASAVELALMGANVTLMARNEAALQQTLSTLDVSQGQTHRYIVADFSNIENVKEAIDTYLATFPEVQILINNTGGPTGGPIIDAAPEQFMKTFEMHLLNNQVLAQAVVPAMKKAGFGRIVNIISTSVKQPIVGLGVSNTIRWAVASWAKTLSLEIGKFGITVNNVLPGYTKTGRLDTVNKLRAEAIGKTVDEVARQLESEIPIGRFAEPEEVAAAVAFLCSPAAAAISGINIPVDGGKTGSL
- a CDS encoding glycoside hydrolase family 20 protein translates to MKQFFAGLLIVLTVQLNAQVSIIPKPQSLQRHTGEFTLTSSTAIQTAPEVKAEEVIRFLVESIKTQTGIQLLPNAKSLPFIYLKSDASLQNDEAYRLTITAERILIEAKTNQGFFWAVQSLRQLLPFQKTASAKIPCLMIEDAPSFQWRGHMMDVARHFFPVSFIKKQLDLMSLYKLNIFHWHLTDDQGWRIEIKKYPKLTSVGAWRKEPDGSIHGGFYTQAEIKEVVEYGRRRNITVIPEIEMPGHCVAALVAYPELACTNEKRVVPNSWGVFGDVFCVGKENVYVFLQDVLDEVMPLFPSRYVHIGGDEVPKTAWQASPECQALMKAQGLKDEHELQSYFIKRIQKYLQSKGKTLIGWDEILEGGADKDAIVEVWRGEAEGRKALANGNRIIHAGPYYFDSPNANLTLKKVYEYDNLSDPAYRQNSTQVWGAECPLWTERVTTYNAEYMLYPRMLAFSESLWNNGTRNFEEFRARVQQHYPILTTLKVAYGAEDKSLIDTKIEFDAAQKSWSLRSYLGMKDLAIRYTLNGTKPTAQSPKAQEVLTVTKPSKITFAPFRGDKQYRDAQSYQIIENKAVAKKTIWNSKPDAQYAKPGEYGLVDGLKGGESFGDGVWMGWSGRPVDAVVDMGEKTTFRSVKIDFIQEAKSWILLPKSVKISASDDGISFTTLIEKTFDVKPLLDGIVKETVGYESKQPIQKRYLKVEAIPYGKLPAGHNGAGGEAWLFTDELVVN
- the rhaM gene encoding L-rhamnose mutarotase, translating into MQKIAFLMKLKPGFEEEYKKRHDEIWPELSAALTEAGVSDYSIYLDRATGVLFAVQKRTENHTADGLPQLPIVKKWWAYMADIMDTNADNSPVSTSLECVFHMD
- a CDS encoding DUF547 domain-containing protein, with product MRCFALIVFLVMAVFSSCTAAPTSTAAPVDHAAWDKLLKKHVNDKGFVNYTAFKKDYAELKKYLDMLSASAPNDKWSKDEQLAYWINAYNAFTIQLILDNYPGITSIKDIGSKIKIPFVNTPWDVKFITIGGKKMDLNNIEHGIIRKKFDEPRIHFALVCAAKSCPPLRNEAFVAERLDKQLDEQGRDFINDKTKNNVTKNKADLSKILSWYGGDFTKTMPIIDWVNKYSTVKADKKASVTHMDYDWDLNGK